CACGTAAACAATTTATGAAATCTTCTTCAACGACTCAAATTTAGTATCAAATCAATTTCTCGTACATAAAATTCAAGTccagaaaaaaaagaaatgaaaaaaaagataGAATCTCGTGGCACACGTCGCTTATTAACACGTAAACAATTTATGCTAAGGATTTAAAAAGTATCGGTAGGTACTACACCTTCATAAcaattccaaaaaaataaaagagaaagaaTCTCATAACACACGTCGCTTATTAGCACGTAAACAATTTATGAAATCTTCTTCAATGACTCAAATTCATTATCAAAATCAACTTCTCGtaaataaaattcaagttcTTCATCATCAACTAGTAATTGCCGCGGCAGTTTCGCAAATGAAAACCATTAGTGAaagaaacaattaaataaaactaCATGAAGTGAAATCTTTTAAGTAGATAACGACTGTTACCTCGACGAGTAACCCGCTGCAAATAAATGGAAGCAGCAAATCTGTTGCTCCTCCTGAAGCTAAAACAAGTTCCTCTcagagaaacaaaacaaaaaccaacaaCATATATAGAAGAACATCAAAAACTCTATTTGGGCCAGCCTAGATAAAGCTAACACAAACCCTAGCTATTTAATACATTCATTCACCttggaaacaaagaaaaaatcttatccaaaaaAGGGCAGTAAATCAGAATCCAGGAAAATCTGGCAGTTGTAAAAGGTAATTAATGGCACCAGAAAAAGTTTATAAATTTCTGTCCATATTTGGCACTCAGCTGTGATCCACAAGGGCTTACGTTTCCTCTTTCCACCTCCAGATTTTACAACGAAACCCGGATTTGAGTTGAAACCGGAAAATTTGGCTGTCATCATCAATGCacccaaacaaaagaaaatccaaTCAGCAAGTTCAAATCGTTATGAATATGAAAGAAATTAATTATTGTCTAGGTTTTGAAGAAAATAATACTTTCTGATGGTGTGGCAGACATGGCCAAGCAATTGGCTAAAAGAGTGTGCTACATTTTTTTAGTGTGGCTGGAATATGGGCAGATACACTATTATACAAGTATCTCTTAACTTTTATAATgacatatatcgtatatgcctGTATTCTgaatacattaaaaaatctctcgttTGCATGGTTTGTAtggtatatattatttaattataaaattattatgatacatatatgtatggtaTGTATGTATCAATCTGTCTGGACATTAATTTGTTGCTTTTTGTATCGTAATCCTTCTGTCATCCCCTTTTTGTATGATAATCCTTCTTCTATCATGTCCCAAAAGAGGAGAAAAGGGAAGGTCCGAGGGTCTGCCTGggaaaatgcaaaaaaaaaatagagatatatatatatacgggataaataaataaaattcaatgcTTATTTTCTTGGaagaatgaaagaaagaaagaagagtgCACCTGGAAATTGGAAGCTGATGAGATTGTAGCTATGTAGGcggaagaaggagagagagagagagagagagagagagaggatggaAATGGAGGGCAGCGGAGGTGGGCGGTGGGCGGCTGACAGAAAGAGACGTGAGCACGCAGCACCATTCAACTCACTGCGTACTAGTCCAGTCTACTACTCTCCCTCATCCATTCAACTCACTTCATACAGCAGCGTATATTTCTAGTCTTCTATTTATAGCTGACTACACTGtctatcttcttcctcaactAACATACCTACTCCCCACTCTACTCTAGCTAAAGTTTATTTTGTATAGAAGGGATTCGTAGCTCAACTTGTCAAGAGCATGTACCATCGAATATGAGGTCACAAATAAAATGTTCGCCTTATGTAACTTAAGGTGTGTTTTTTTAAATGTAATAAGTGGCGGATGCATTGAGGGGTAGGGGACTTCTGTGAACGTCCATGGATACCAAGGTGCTGACCCTCcgaacttcggtgaatgtcCATGAATACCTTGAGTGCTGCCCTTTTGAATATTAGAGTTGGCTTCATACATGCCCTTTTGATAAAATGTATGAAAAAAGAGTGAATGAAATGATGATTTCAGTGAATAACAAAGCATTATCATTCTTGGACAAACATATTAATGGGATGCAATGATATCAAACATGGTTAGTGTGTTTAAGATAagtgtgtttctttgttaagCATTCATATGAGAACAACCTTAGAACATGTTAGTTACCCTCGCAAATGAGGCATTAACAAGTGTGCATTATGCATTTCCAAATGACTTCAGGCATACCAAGACTTGATGAAATGGTGATATGCAAgctatttttggtaaaaaaaaattgcgctACGCTCGTTATTCTTATTGACCCCCTTAATATTATTTTCTGGATCCGCCACTAAatgtaatcaaaataaaaaattacatatcGATTACGGTTATGATGTGCTTACCAATTTTATGagaatcaaaacacaaatataatatCCGAAATGGGACTTTGAACCTAGAACATCTTTCTAACATTAGAACGAAGAGCACTACCCGACTAAGACCTAGTTGATAACTTTTCTAACAACTACGATGAAAATAGGTGATATGCACGTAACTGTTGCAAAGAAGTTGTCAtcatttttaagaaaaatttaCTCGCTTTTGTATACAAACAAGATAAACTTAACACATTGGTGGTGTTGGTACTCAAAAGAATGTATAGACTAATATACATCCACTCCATTTGCACTTGCAGTGTGAACAAGTTTCCACATATGAACCTATGTTCTGAACCATGGGCCCTATTGTCTAGAGGCCCATACAATCAAAGTCCAATCAAGTCGGTCCAAGACCACTGCGGCTTAAACACCCAACCCGGCCCACTCACCCATACGCGCCATCGGATCTTGCGGAGCAGTCCTCTCCGACTCGCAGCAACCGAATCAAAgattcagagctctctctcttctgATTTCGAATCAATGGCCAAGGAAGCTTACGCCGCACGAAACCCAGATGAGGTTCACACAGACGTGCTCTCCAATGCCAGACAAGCTTGCTATAAGGTCCTATTTCGCACTCAATCTCTCTCCTCCGTTCTTTCTCTTCTGAAATGTAAATGTCGAGGATTGAAATTTGGGGTTTAATCTGCAACTTGATGTGCTTGAAAGGCACGGGACGCTTTCTATGCGTGTGTGGAGAAAGAATCGGACAAGAAGCAGACCGAAATCGCATCGAAAGGCCAGTTGTACGCAGCGGAATGCAAAGCTTCGAGGGAGGAGTTTGTCAAACACTGCCGTACTTCTTGGGTAAAATCTGAAATCCCCAATTCTCAAGTTTCAATTTTTACTTCACATTGTGGGATTTTGGGTTTCATGGAGctcaaagtttttgtttttatttattggatttttgttatttatttagttttaatcTCTTGAGGGGTTTTGGAAATGGTTTAGGTGAAGCATTTTGATGCGCTCGACTGCAAGAACAAGAGTCTGAAGAGGCTTTTGGATGATAAGGATTCGAGGAGAGGTCCGTTGTCACTTCCAGAGCCTTACACTTACAAGCCTACCACCACTAGTTAAAACTTTTCAtgtcaattttggttgaatAAATCAGTTTAATGTGTTGTTGTACAGCAATAGTAATGTGGGATTAATGCCTAGAGCTTACTTCTGACGAGTAAAAGATTCGTATGAAGAAAATGAGTATCGGTTTCTGACTCCATTTTCGTGGATCACATGTCAAATGATTACTGAATACATTTACGTGCATCTGCACTTTCGTTTTATGACAATACTGCTTGATACTATATTCTATTGTGTCTCATTGCTTCTATGTTATAAGTTACAACTTTACTAGGAATACTTCGGTGGGAGTTGGATTACATTTACATAAAAACTTAGGATACCGATAATTGCAGTGAGTGGAACGTTTATCCATTTTCGCAGGGGTATGAAGCTTGACTTGGCCCCTGAAGACTGAAGGAATCATCCTGATCGGTTCCTGGGTTCTTGTTCAATTCATTATCTGGTGGGAGGCGGAGATCTATACTGGTTTTGAGGCTTGCAGAGGGGTGGTACCACTTTTGGAAGTTGTCAGTTTTTGGTGTCCATTTATGTTTGAATAAGAAACATTGGAGAAGAAAGGTGTCTATACCTGCCAAAATGTGCTTTTCGcacaattttattttgtattaatttgaATGCTTACGTAGTTGGAATACTTCTCTGTGGTTCTTAAGTTTGATGTTCTTTACACACCTAAGAAATCTAGGCAATCGGAAGAATTAAGGCGGTAGCATGTGGTCAATCCCAGTGTTCTGATCGAAGGTATCCATGGAGAGAATGTAGAGAATTCCAGAGCCTAGTCGGTATGAGAAGCCGAGGATTTGCTGAGCCAAAACAGTCAGTAAACTGGTTATGATAAGAAAACTTCAATTTGTTTACAGGTTTTTGAGACTTGAAACTGGAGTGGAGATGCTTTGCTTAGTTTCTCAATAGGGAAACTGGATGATGTGATTAGGAATGCAGTAGAAAATCCTTCATACATTCCTTCTGTTTTTCCCGCTTTTACATGACAGGGTTTAGATCTCGATTTCTCGAGCTAGAGATCATGTGCTTGATGGATTCGATTCTTACCTATTGAACGTGAAATTTTTTGCATCTGCATTTGGAATGACTTTGTGAAACTGCAGATCGTGCTTCTTGTTAGCGACAGTTGATACAAGCATATCGAATTCATTGCTGTAGGTTACTGACATGTTATTTTTAGCTCTGGAACCACAGTTCATAGGTTTGAAGAATCCTGCAAGTTCAGAGAGTTTGCTTGTATTGTTCCCCTTCAATTTGGACGCAAGtttgcgaaaaaaaaaaatcgcaaAACGAACACGATTAGGTTGTTTAGTAACTTGTTgaatttgaactaatcaaaaTCAATTGGTTCtgggattgaattgaattcgGAGCAGTTTTGTTCAGATAGGTTATCCGCAATCTGATGAAGGCCTGCACTTGCAGATGGGTGCCACCTTTCTTTATATGAACGAATTTCATCTCAGTTTTTCTCTCTTCTAAGTATAAGAAAAACATCGGTAAGGTTGCGTGATTAGGAAAGCTCTCGTAGTAGGTGGAACCAACGAAAGGTCAGATATGATTAAAATACATGAGGTTTTATGCTTTTGCAAAAAATACTTTACAGATGACGCGATCGGGTATCCTACCAAATTTTTATAATCGTTTTCCTTTGCCTTGGCTGTCATATCTCTATGCACTGCAATCGCATATTCTGAATAGAACAATTCAGGGAAAATCGTTTCTGAGTTTATTAGTCTTGAAAAGGAACCACTAATCTTAATTTAAGCGCAAGTAAAAAtattgagagatttttcaatttaCTCAGAACACACGGCGGTACgttatatgttattatacagAAACAGAGAGAGCAACATCTAATCTTAATTAAGTGCAAGTAAAAATTATGGTGTATAGTCAACAGAGTTCTAAACAATTGACACATATCCTTttactttattatttttttttttaattgaaaaaagtaACATTTAATTTTAAAGTTAGGTGAAATGACATATGTCAATTGATTAGGTATATGGTGAGCATTCACCATAATTATGGTGGTGACAAAAAatggttctattttttttttcatgtatcCCTCTATTTGTATAATGGCATATGGCGTATGTGCTGGAATttcaaacacactaaaaaatctcatGTAAATATTAAACAAATATACTTTGGAAAATGTAACAACAATTTTCAATGccacatttttattatttttggttcCTGCAACATCTTTTCTtattggacaaggattgtctgctctcCACTTTCGGTGCCCTTtctgtgccctcctgttttgtgtagtcacggttaagccacgtcaacattttatatatatttttttatagatataataaaacaaaaatgaatagtaatataaaacgttgacgtgacttaaccgtgaccacacaaacaggagggcatagAGAGGGCACCGGaaatggagggcagacaatccttgtcctttctTATTAGTTATATTTATGAACTGTTTAATCATCCTGAAATCATATTGTGCAATCTCTTTGACTAGCTCAGTGGAGTTATGGGCAAAAAtagattaataataataaaaacaatgtaataataattatataccCTAAACCACAGTGAGGTGGTGGTAGTTCAATTGTTGAAGATGAATTTTAAGCCCGTATTTCACACAGCAAGTTTTGAGTTTGATTCTTGAAACTAATGAATCACACGATGGTGGCAGGGgagataatgtttttttttaatttttttggctcctgaaaaaataaattatcgtGGTGAAGTCATTAACtgattctttttgttttagagaaataattaaataaaccctaaaaaaatattagGGATTTAGAAATGGAGGGTGAATGGTTGAATGATGGGGTGGTGAAGAATTGACAAAAAGTAGTGGACTACATGTCTCTTAATATTCCCATGTGCATCATCCATGtatgaaatattgaaaaaagaaTGCGAAGAAGAATATGTAAATTGAATATTTTGGGCAGATCTCGGAAGATCAAGCATGAAAGCTCTTTGATACCAATATCTACCTCCAAATCAATAAGCCGGCTGTGGGCATGCATCTCTGTCGATCTCGGTCTCGACAtattaataaacaaaataagaaaaaaaggagGGTAGAAGATGAAAATGAGAGTGTgaaaattactattttttttaagagcTTGATGTGAGAGCAATGAGTCCTTACAGCTCGAGAGATTCTTACGTTTGGAGGAAGATTTATAAACTATGACTAGACATGATGAACGATGAAGAGATGAAGTTATATACTCAATGACTTACGAATAACGAGATTAGTCATAACTAAGTATCGAAGtcataaaaaatatatgatgtaACTGTTCTCGTCATACGAGTCAAACTACATGTAACTTCCAACTACATGTAAACTAAC
This is a stretch of genomic DNA from Malus domestica chromosome 02, GDT2T_hap1. It encodes these proteins:
- the LOC103417954 gene encoding uncharacterized protein isoform X3, with protein sequence MAKEAYAARNPDEVHTDVLSNARQACYKARDAFYACVEKESDKKQTEIASKGQLYAAECKASREEFVKHCRTSWVKHFDALDCKNKSLKRLLDDKDSRRGV
- the LOC103417954 gene encoding uncharacterized protein isoform X1, coding for MAKEAYAARNPDEVHTDVLSNARQACYKARDAFYACVEKESDKKQTEIASKGQLYAAECKASREEFVKHCRTSWVKHFDALDCKNKSLKRLLDDKDSRRGPLSLPEPYTYKPTTTS
- the LOC103417954 gene encoding uncharacterized protein isoform X2; this encodes MAKEAYAARNPDEVHTDVLSNARQACYKARDAFYACVEKESDKKQTEIASKGQLYAAECKASREEFVKHCRTSWVKHFDALDCKNKSLKRLLDDKDSRRAIVMWD